The following proteins are co-located in the Telopea speciosissima isolate NSW1024214 ecotype Mountain lineage chromosome 9, Tspe_v1, whole genome shotgun sequence genome:
- the LOC122639261 gene encoding uncharacterized protein LOC122639261, whose amino-acid sequence MLEKRELLDLYSFPVDVEKILKIKLRLFPSSDKLVWVAARNGDALRRRSCNIDSLCIGCGGEETIFHILVGCSFAKAIWFGSGLGYISPSSGDHYKSGFLSNWSSFSTLGKERRHQLTSLCSFLLWCLWIARCDNIFGRKDWRPKEVIRVATNAHPEFLNGNMLPTSTSNSVLDYNALSHDSKKTPPPQRYVKVNCDASFYQGTTSSGLVFIFRNSAGASLHAVSIPSSFTSVLVGEAVSIRSALLEGISEGYELLLVETDHRDLVSYLQRGLFSPSLEVKPLVIDSPILLLVYFHTFQGRSIVLLTPWRGRRCW is encoded by the exons ATGTTGGAAAAGAGGGAACTTCTTGATCTCTATTCTTTTCCGGTTGATGTGgaaaagattttgaagattaaactTCGCCTTTTTCCTAGTAGTGATAAGTTGGTGTGGGTAGCAGCAAGGAATG GAGATGCATTAAGGCGTCGATCGTGCAACATTGATTCACTATGCATTGGTTGTGGAGGTGAGGAAACCATTTTCCATATTCTTGTTGGGTGTAGTTTTGCGAAGGCAATTTGGTTTGGAAGTGGTTTGGGATATATTTCCCCTTCATCTGGAGATCATTATAAATCTGGTTTTTTGTCAAATTGGAGTTCCTTTTCTACTCTAGGCAAGGAGCGAAGGCACCAACTCacttctctttgctcttttttACTATGGTGTTTATGGATTGCTCGATGTGATAATATTTTTGGGAGGAAAGATTGGCGGCCTAAGGAGGTAATTCGTGTGGCAACTAATGCTCATCCGGAATTCCTAAATGGTAATATGCTACCAACTTCCActtcaaattctgttttggattATAATGCTCTTTCACATGATTCAAAAAAGACTCCACCACCTCAACGGTATGTCAAGGTGAATTGTGATGCTAGCTTCTACCAAGGAACAACCAGCAGTGGTCTTGTATTTATATTTAGGAATTCTGCAGGGGCTTCTCTTCATGCTGTTTCTATACCAAGTTCGTTCACATCAGTACTTGTTGGTGAAGCTGTGTCTATTCGTTCGGCCTTGttagaaggtatttctgaagGATATGAGCTTTTGCTGGTGGAGACGGATCATAGAGATTTGGTGTCTTATCTTCAACGTGGGTTATTTAGCCCATCATTAGAAGTAAAACCTCTAGTGATTGATAGTCCTATTTTACTTCTTGTTTATTTTCATACATTCCAAGGGAGGTCAATAGTGTTGCTAACTCCCTGGCGAGGAAGGCGTTGTTGGTAA